One region of Oreochromis aureus strain Israel breed Guangdong linkage group 19, ZZ_aureus, whole genome shotgun sequence genomic DNA includes:
- the hmgcl gene encoding hydroxymethylglutaryl-CoA lyase, mitochondrial: MATVMKLVHRSALTSLMGQHCLSFSSAAAHRAAGIRAGQALPGKVKIVEVGPRDGLQNEKTLVPTEAKIKLINMLSESGLSVIEATSFVSPKWVPQMADQVEVMKGISRKPGVTYQVLTPNLQGFQAAVKAGAPEVAIFGAASELFSKKNINCSVDESLQRFDEVMKAAKEAGVPVRGYVSCVVGCPYEGKVAPEKVAHVAKRLYSMGCYEISLGDTIGVGTPGSMAQMLEAVTKEVPVSALAVHCHDTYGQALANILVALQMGISVVDSSVAGLGGCPYAQGASGNVSTEDVVYMLHGLGIETGVDLSKLMDAGAFICRTLNRKTSSKVAQAACKL; encoded by the exons ATGGCGACTGTCATGAAGCTCGTCCACAGGAGCGCTTTAACATCGCTTATGGGGCAGCATTGCCTGTCGTTCAGCTCCGCGGCGGCGCACAGAGCA gcTGGAATAAGAGCGGGCCAGGCTCTTCCAGGGAAGGTGAAAATAGTGGAGGTGGGACCCAGAGACGGGCTTCAGAATGAGAAG ACTCTTGTACCAACAGAGgccaaaattaaattaattaacatGCTGTCAGAGTCGGGGCTGTCCGTCATTGAGGCCACCAGCTTCGTCTCCCCAAAGTGGGTTCCACAG ATGGCAGACCAGGTGGAGGTGATGAAGGGTATCAGCAGGAAGCCTGGGGTGACTTATCAAGTCCTCACCCCCAATCTCCAGGGTTTCCAGGCTGCT GTGAAGGCAGGAGCCCCAGAAGTAGCCATATTTGGTGCTGCGTCTGAACTCTTCAGTAAGAAGAACATAAACTGCTCAGTGGATGAGAGTTTACAGCGCTTTGACGAGGTTATGAAAGCAGCTAAAGAGGCCGGTGTGCCAGTTAGAGG TTATGTCTCCTGCGTCGTCGGATGCCCATATGAAGGCAAGGTGGCACCTGAAAAAGTGGCACAT GTCGCTAAGCGGCTGTACTCCATGGGCTGCTACGAGATTTCTCTGGGTGACACCATCGGAGTGGGAACTCCAGGCAGCATGGCTCAAATGTTGGAGGCAGTGACTAAAGAGGTGCCCGTCAGCGCCTTGGCGGTGCACTGCCATGACACCTATGGCCAGGCTCTGGCTAACATTCTTGTAGCTTTACAG aTGGGAATCAGTGTGGTGGATTCATCAGTAGCTGGACTGGGAGGCTGTCCATATGCCCAGGGGGCTTCTGGGAATGTTTCAACTGAAGATGTAGTTTATATGCTGCACGGACTTGGAATTGAGACG GGAGTCGACCTCTCAAAGCTGATGGATGCTGGAGCTTTCATCTGTCGAACCCTCAACAGGAAGACCAGCTCCAAGGTGGCACAGGCGGCCTGCAAGCTGTAG
- the gjb3 gene encoding gap junction protein beta 3, with product MDWKTFQALLSGVNKYSTAFGRVWLSVVFVFRVMVYVVAAERVWGDEQKDFDCNTKQPGCANVCYDHVFPISHIRLWALQLIFVTCPSFMVVMHVAYRDDRERKYKAKHGEDTKLYNNTGKKHGGLWWTYVISLFAKTGIEIAFLYILHRIYDSFYLPRLVKCEVSPCPNIVDCYIGHPTEKKVFTYFMVGASAVCIVLNICEIIYLISKRFVRCAKKVKRRNRAMDLQHDDFEDPFNNYNRVGSKHDLKEKPAFLKSSYKSPPYRPSTLRVEEKMIRASAPNLSIS from the coding sequence ATGGACTGGAAGACCTTTCAGGCCCTCCTCAGTGGGGTGAACAAATACTCCACGGCGTTTGGGCGTGTTTGGCTGTCAGTGGTGTTTGTGTTCAGGGTGATGGTGTATGTGGTGGCAGCAGAGCGAGTGTGGGGTGACGAGCAGAAGGACTTTGACTGCAACACCAAGCAGCCCGGCTGTGCCAACGTCTGCTATGATCACGTCTTCCCCATCTCCCACATCCGCCTATGGGCCTTGCAGCTCATCTTTGTCACCTGCCCATCATTCATGGTGGTCATGCATGTGGCGTATCGTGATGACCGTGAGCGCAAGTACAAGGCCAAGCATGGCGAGGACACCAAGCTGTACAACAACACGGGCAAGAAACACGGCGGCTTGTGGTGGACCTACGTGATCAGCCTCTTTGCTAAGACGGGCATTGAAATCGCCTTCCTCTATATCCTACACCGAATCTACGACAGCTTCTACCTGCCAAGGCTGGTCAAGTGTGAAGTGTCGCCTTGCCCCAACATCGTGGACTGCTACATCGGTCACCCCACTGAAAAGAAAGTCTTCACATACTTCATGGTCGGAGCTTCAGCCGTCTGCATCGTCCTGAATATCTGTGAGATCATTTATCTCATCTCCAAGCGCTTTGTAAGGTGTGCAAAAAAGGTTAAAAGACGCAACCGTGCCATGGACCTCCAACATGACGACTTTGAGGACCCCTTTAACAACTACAACCGTGTTGGGTCGAAGCATGATCTAAAGGAAAAGCCTGCATTCCTCAAATCTTCATACAAGTCTCCTCCATACAGGCCGTCTACACTCAGAGTTGAGGAGAAGATGATACGAGCCTCTGCTCCTAACCTGTCCATCTCATGA
- the gjb10 gene encoding gap junction protein beta 10, producing MNWAFLQGLLSGVNKYSTAFGRVWLSIVFLFRVMVFVVAAEKVWGDEQKDFTCNTNQPGCHNVCFDHFFPVSHVRLWALQLIFVTCPSLLVVMHVAYREDRERKNRIKYGENCKRLYQNTGKKRGGLWWTYVLTLVFKIGVDATFVYLVYHIYEGYSFPNLVKCTQVPCPNTVDCFIARPTEKRIFTIFMVVTSLTCILLSFFEILYLVGKRCHEFLSSAHHSRQVITHSMSSGSKLMEANALKSADKRTPDSPAPSYNVVVS from the coding sequence ATGAACTGGGCATTTCTCCAGGGCCTCCTCAGCGGGGTGAACAAATACTCCACAGCCTTCGGCAGAGTGTGGCTCTCTATTGTTTTCCTATTCAGGGTTATGGTGTTTGTGGTGGCAGCAGAAAAGGTGTGGGGAGATGAACAGAAAGACTTCACATGCAACACAAATCAGCCCGGCTGCCACAACGTCTGCTTTGACCACTTTTTCCCCGTCTCCCATGTGCGCCTGTGGGCCCTCCAGCTTATCTTCGTCACCTGCCCCTCACTCCTGGTGGTGATGCACGTCGCCTACAGGGAGGACCGGGAGCGGAAAAACCGGATCAAGTATGGCGAGAACTGCAAGCGTCTCTACCAGAACACGGGCAAGAAGCGCGGAGGCCTGTGGTGGACCTATGTCCTCACTTTGGTCTTCAAAATAGGCGTGGACGCCACCTTCGTCTACCTCGTTTACCACATCTACGAGGGCTACAGCTTCCCCAATCTCGTTAAGTGTACACAGGTTCCCTGCCCCAACACGGTGGATTGCTTCATCGCTCGGCCTACTGAGAAAAGAATCTTCACCATCTTCATGGTGGTCACCAGCTTGAcctgcatcctcctctccttTTTTGAAATCCTCTACTTAGTTGGAAAACGCTGCCATGAGTTTCTCAGCTCAGCCCATCACTCTCGTCAGGTCATCACCCACTCAATGTCCAGCGGAAGCAAACTGATGGAGGCAAATGCTCTAAAGTCAGCGGACAAACGCACCCCGGACAGTCCAGCACCCTCGTACAATGTCGTCGTGTCTTGA